The nucleotide sequence ACAATAGCTACTTTCTTCTTCACTAAGAGCCCCCCTTTTTTCTCGTTAAGAAGAGAGTTGATTCAGTCGATCTTGACTTCTATTTCGCATTCAAATGTCCTATCCCATGGAAGACTGAACTTCTCAATCGAGATCCGATTCTCTGAAGAGGAGAAATCATAGATGTCCAGTTTCCTCCCACGAATGAATCTCTCAAGGAACTCTTCTGCCTTCGGTAAGAAAACATCGTCTCTGAAGCTTTCAAAGAGTCCTTTGGACTTGCTAACCTTGTATACATCGCCACCGGATTCATCGATCGTTCTCTCCAGGGTATTTCTGAGAACCCCCTGGTAAAGATGGTCGTCAAGAAGCCGCGAGATATAAAACTCGGCGAGAGCCTTCTTTTTCACTTCACAGGAACCGGAAATCAAAGCCAGAGAGAGAAGAGTCCCCAGGCTGTTTGAAGCCGTATTCCAGGCAGAGTATCCCCAGACGTTCTTCAGCTCCAGCTCCAGATAAGCTTCAACAAAGGAAGGGTTGGACCCGTTTGGATAGAAGACGTCTAATATGAAGACCCTCTGCTTTCTCTTGCTCAGGTTCTTTAGCGCTTCAATCGAATCGGTTGTAGATGTTCCGGCTATCATAATGCCGGTTGTAGAATCTGAAGACTTTCTCATCCCTAGAAGCTTCATATGGGACTCTACGTTCTTGCCGAATTCTCGGTCCTCGAAATCCATGACCTTGTCCCTAGTTTTGGGGGAGTCATAGATGATATCGACAGGATATTCCCGATCTCGTCTGCAAGAAAGCAACTCCTGTATGGCTTCATCTGCGCCGTTATGTATGAAAACCCTATCTTCGATGTCAAAGTCATCTGCGATTCCTTCAAGTGTGTCCAGTTCTCTCTCCTGAGGGCCATGCTGGAAGGTATCTTCCTGGGCAAGCACAAGAAGATCTGCACAGCCGTCTTTGACGAGCCTGAGGCATTCCTTGTTTACTCGGTGATTTCTCAAGCGTAGTTCACGGTATCTGCTTACAAATCCTCTGGGTAGTTCGTCTTCTACGGTCTCGGCTTCTTTGATTCTTCCATGACCCGAGAGCCATAGATAGTTCTTGAGCATCGTCCATAGTTCCCTCGAGCCCGCCGATGAAACTGAGACCGACGCTCTCCTGACAATTGAAGAGAGCAGAATCTCGGCACTCGGTAGTCTTCTCCTCAGCTCTCTTACCGACCTCAGCCTTTCGAGAGCTGTCTCCGCGCTTATTCCCTCTTCCCTTGAGGCTATGAGACCGCCGTAAGACAGCATATCGACGGAGATTATGAATCTGTCTGCCTCTCTTGAAAGCATCCATCCAATCAATTCATCGCACTCTCCCGGCTTCATGTATCTTCCCAGCAAACCCTTTTTCGGGAGCTCGATCTCAAGACCTTTGAGATCTGCAATCTTGGAAACCAACTGGTAGTTCGGTGGCCTTTCATCCATTGGAACAACTACTGTCTTCAAAGAATTCCTCCCGTCTCGACTATCTCTCTCTGTATCAGATCAATGTTTACATCTCTGACAAGCTTTCTATGTTTCACGGCAAGTGCCGCAGAAATCCCTGCCGCCATACCGGTTGCAGTTGCCAGCGGGCTGGTCCTGACCGCAGAAAAGGCCGTATGATCGGCACTGATTGCTCTTCCGGCAAGAACAACATTACCTAAGCCCTTTGGAATGAGCGATCGCATGGGAATATGGTATTCGCCCGGGTATGGGATTGAGATCGTCTTCAGTTCTGCCGAACCGGGCAGATGAATATCGATCGGATACGACCCTACAGCAATAGCGTCGCCAAATGTTCTTCTATCAATCAAGTCACCAGTTCTCAAAACGTAATCTCCCACTATGTGGGTGGTCTCTCTCACCCCTATGTGACAGCCTGTCTGAACTAGAAATGAGTTTTTGAATCCGGGAATCTCTTTCTTGAGAAAGTCCATGAATCTCCAGACA is from Mesotoga infera and encodes:
- a CDS encoding DUF4127 family protein, coding for MKTVVVPMDERPPNYQLVSKIADLKGLEIELPKKGLLGRYMKPGECDELIGWMLSREADRFIISVDMLSYGGLIASREEGISAETALERLRSVRELRRRLPSAEILLSSIVRRASVSVSSAGSRELWTMLKNYLWLSGHGRIKEAETVEDELPRGFVSRYRELRLRNHRVNKECLRLVKDGCADLLVLAQEDTFQHGPQERELDTLEGIADDFDIEDRVFIHNGADEAIQELLSCRRDREYPVDIIYDSPKTRDKVMDFEDREFGKNVESHMKLLGMRKSSDSTTGIMIAGTSTTDSIEALKNLSKRKQRVFILDVFYPNGSNPSFVEAYLELELKNVWGYSAWNTASNSLGTLLSLALISGSCEVKKKALAEFYISRLLDDHLYQGVLRNTLERTIDESGGDVYKVSKSKGLFESFRDDVFLPKAEEFLERFIRGRKLDIYDFSSSENRISIEKFSLPWDRTFECEIEVKID